One window of the Mycobacterium xenopi genome contains the following:
- a CDS encoding Zn-ribbon domain-containing OB-fold protein: protein MTASSTRLTLIDQPEPPLSAPLTLSFDYTRSVGPTLGKFFTALRDRRIVGVRGSDGRVHVPPAEYDPVTYEPLGEIVPVSTAGTVESWSWQPEPLEGQPLDRPFAWALIKLDGADTTLLHAVDAGADGPKAMRTGMRVHAQWIDEPVGAITDIAYFAPGEGEPETRSPQTSDDRDPVSMLTTPIHMEIQHTASHPESAYLRALQEGKLLGARTGENGKVYFPAREADPATGLPLDNYVEVSDTGTVTTFAIINIPFAGQRIKPPYVAAYILLDGADIPFLHLVTEIDASEVRMGMRVQAVWRPREEWGLGIDNISHFRPTGEPDADYDTYKHHL from the coding sequence GTGACAGCCAGCTCAACTCGCCTGACCCTGATCGATCAACCCGAGCCACCCCTTTCGGCACCGCTGACGTTGTCATTCGACTACACCCGTTCAGTCGGTCCGACGCTGGGCAAGTTTTTCACCGCCTTACGCGACCGCCGCATCGTCGGAGTGCGCGGGTCCGATGGCCGAGTGCACGTGCCGCCAGCCGAATACGACCCGGTCACCTATGAACCGCTGGGCGAGATCGTACCGGTGTCGACTGCGGGCACGGTCGAGTCCTGGTCGTGGCAGCCCGAGCCGCTGGAGGGTCAGCCCCTGGACCGCCCGTTTGCCTGGGCGCTGATCAAACTCGACGGCGCCGACACCACCCTGCTGCACGCCGTGGACGCCGGCGCCGACGGACCGAAGGCCATGCGCACCGGCATGCGGGTGCACGCCCAGTGGATCGACGAGCCGGTCGGCGCCATCACCGACATCGCGTATTTCGCGCCCGGCGAAGGCGAACCGGAAACAAGGTCTCCGCAGACCAGCGACGATCGCGACCCGGTGAGCATGCTGACCACCCCGATCCACATGGAGATCCAGCACACCGCGTCACATCCGGAGAGCGCATATCTGCGGGCGCTGCAGGAAGGAAAGCTGCTCGGAGCCCGCACCGGCGAGAACGGGAAGGTGTACTTCCCTGCCCGGGAAGCGGATCCGGCCACCGGCTTGCCGCTTGACAACTATGTCGAGGTGTCCGACACGGGCACGGTGACCACGTTCGCGATCATCAACATCCCGTTCGCCGGGCAGCGCATCAAGCCGCCCTACGTGGCGGCCTACATACTGCTCGACGGCGCCGACATCCCGTTTTTGCACCTGGTGACCGAGATCGACGCCTCGGAGGTGCGGATGGGCATGCGCGTCCAGGCGGTGTGGCGGCCCCGCGAGGAGTGGGGGCTGGGCATCGACAACATCTCGCATTTCCGGCCGACCGGCGAACCCGACGCCGACTACGACACCTACAAGCATCACCTGTAA
- a CDS encoding cytochrome P450 yields MTVTIPDIDLTDGRFYADGPRAREVYQWMRANQPVFRDRNGLAAASTYQAVIDAERQPELFSNAGGIRPGVDALPHMIDMDDPAHLLRRKLVNAGFTRKRVRDREASIAELVDTLIDAVCERGECDFVRDLAAPLPMAVIGDMLGVRPEQRQMLLKWSDDLVCALSSTIAEADWQAALDANAAYTEFTLETIAARRKEPTDDLTSVLVHAEVDGERLTDEEIVSETLLILIGGDETTRHTLSGGTEQLLRNRDQWEMLQRDSDRHLPGAIEEMLRWTSPVKNMCRTLTADTEFHGTQLYKGEKMMLLFESANFDESEFVEPERFDITRNPNSHLAFGFGTHFCLGNQLARLELTLMTRRVLERLPDLRLASDDPLPLRPANFVSGLESMPVVFTPTKPLRRA; encoded by the coding sequence ATGACTGTCACGATCCCAGACATCGATCTGACCGACGGTAGGTTCTACGCCGACGGCCCCCGGGCCCGCGAGGTGTATCAGTGGATGCGCGCTAACCAGCCGGTGTTCCGTGACCGCAACGGGTTGGCCGCGGCGTCGACCTACCAGGCGGTGATCGACGCCGAGCGGCAGCCGGAGTTGTTCTCCAACGCCGGCGGTATCCGGCCGGGTGTCGACGCGTTGCCGCACATGATCGACATGGATGACCCGGCACACCTACTGCGGCGCAAGCTCGTCAACGCAGGCTTCACCCGCAAGCGAGTCCGCGACCGAGAGGCGTCGATCGCAGAGTTGGTCGACACCTTGATCGACGCGGTGTGCGAGCGCGGCGAGTGCGATTTCGTCAGGGACCTCGCTGCGCCGCTGCCGATGGCGGTCATCGGCGACATGCTCGGGGTGCGACCCGAGCAACGGCAAATGCTGCTCAAGTGGTCCGACGATCTGGTGTGCGCGCTGAGTTCGACCATCGCCGAGGCGGATTGGCAGGCTGCGCTGGACGCCAATGCCGCCTACACCGAGTTCACCCTGGAGACCATCGCCGCGCGCCGCAAGGAGCCCACAGACGATTTGACCAGTGTGCTGGTGCACGCCGAAGTGGACGGTGAGCGGCTGACCGATGAAGAGATCGTCTCCGAAACGTTGCTGATCCTGATCGGCGGCGACGAGACCACCCGGCACACTTTGAGCGGGGGCACCGAGCAGCTGCTGCGTAACCGAGACCAGTGGGAGATGCTGCAGCGTGATTCGGATCGGCACCTGCCCGGGGCGATCGAGGAGATGCTGCGCTGGACGTCGCCGGTGAAGAACATGTGCCGAACCCTCACCGCGGACACCGAGTTCCACGGCACCCAGCTGTACAAGGGCGAGAAGATGATGCTGCTCTTCGAGTCCGCCAACTTCGACGAATCGGAATTCGTCGAACCCGAACGCTTCGACATCACCCGAAACCCTAACAGCCACTTAGCATTCGGTTTCGGCACGCATTTCTGCCTGGGCAACCAGCTGGCCCGCCTGGAGCTGACGCTGATGACGCGGCGGGTGCTGGAACGACTACCCGATCTGCGGTTGGCCTCCGACGATCCGCTGCCGCTACGTCCGGCGAACTTCGTCAGCGGGTTGGAGTCGATGCCGGTGGTGTTCACACCGACCAAGCCGCTGCGCCGAGCGTGA
- a CDS encoding LLM class F420-dependent oxidoreductase: protein MKLGLQLGYWGAQPPDNAGELVAAAEDAGFDAVFTAEAWGSDAYTPLAWWGASTRRVRLGTSVVQLSARTPTACAMAALTLDHLSGGRHILGLGVSGPQVVEGWYGQPFPKPLARTREYIDIIRQVWAREKPVTSAGPHYPLPLTGEGTTGLGKALKPITHPLRADLPIMLGAEGPKNVALAAEICDGWLPIFYAPRLADMYNEWLDEGFARPGARRSREDFEICATAQVVITDDRAAAFAGIKPYLALYIGGMGAEDTNFHADVYRRMGYAEVVDDVTRLFRSDRKDEAANVIPDELVDDAVIVGDIDYVRKQISVWEAAGVTMMVVSARSPEQVRELATLV from the coding sequence ATGAAGCTCGGGTTGCAGCTGGGATACTGGGGCGCTCAGCCGCCGGACAACGCCGGTGAGCTGGTCGCCGCGGCCGAGGATGCCGGGTTCGACGCGGTGTTCACCGCCGAGGCGTGGGGCTCGGATGCTTACACACCGCTGGCCTGGTGGGGTGCGTCCACCAGACGCGTGAGGCTGGGCACCTCGGTGGTGCAGTTGTCGGCGCGCACCCCCACCGCGTGTGCGATGGCCGCGCTGACGCTCGATCACCTGTCCGGCGGGCGGCACATCCTGGGGCTTGGCGTGTCCGGTCCGCAGGTCGTGGAGGGCTGGTATGGACAGCCGTTTCCCAAGCCGCTGGCACGCACCCGCGAATACATCGACATCATCCGTCAGGTGTGGGCCCGGGAAAAGCCGGTGACCAGCGCCGGACCCCACTACCCGCTGCCGCTGACCGGCGAGGGCACGACCGGGTTGGGTAAGGCGCTCAAGCCCATTACCCATCCGCTGCGGGCCGATCTGCCGATCATGCTGGGTGCGGAGGGGCCGAAAAATGTGGCGTTGGCCGCCGAGATCTGCGACGGCTGGCTGCCGATCTTCTACGCGCCGCGGTTGGCCGACATGTACAACGAATGGCTGGACGAGGGCTTCGCGCGCCCCGGCGCGCGCCGCAGCCGCGAGGACTTCGAGATCTGCGCGACCGCGCAGGTCGTGATCACCGACGACCGGGCCGCCGCGTTCGCCGGCATCAAGCCGTATCTGGCGCTCTACATCGGCGGCATGGGCGCCGAGGACACCAACTTCCACGCCGACGTCTACCGCCGGATGGGGTACGCCGAGGTCGTCGACGACGTGACTCGGCTGTTCCGCAGCGACCGCAAGGACGAAGCCGCCAACGTCATCCCCGATGAGCTCGTCGACGACGCCGTCATCGTCGGCGACATCGACTACGTGCGTAAGCAAATCAGCGTGTGGGAGGCCGCCGGGGTCACCATGATGGTGGTCTCGGCGCGCAGCCCGGAGCAGGTCCGCGAGCTAGCCACCTTGGTCTAG
- a CDS encoding acetoacetate decarboxylase family protein has translation MPGSQHTIAGTVLTMPVRIRKADVHAAMFSVDAAAAQKLIDYSGLEVCQYRPGRAVVNLMLARYFDGDLGQYHEFGTAVMVNPPGSRAHGWRAFKDAAAFIHHLPVDQSFTLEAGRRIWGFPKIMADFTVRERRRFGFDVSAEGLHIAGIDFGPGLPVPSMFTARPQVLKTYTHAEGSTREVPWEMKTAGVRGRIGGATLRLGTHQYADELRSLGLPRRALASGSVRNVEMTFGDARPI, from the coding sequence ATGCCTGGTTCACAACACACGATCGCCGGAACGGTGCTGACCATGCCCGTTCGGATTCGGAAGGCCGACGTGCACGCCGCGATGTTCTCGGTCGACGCCGCGGCGGCGCAAAAGCTCATCGACTACAGCGGTCTGGAAGTCTGCCAGTACCGGCCCGGACGCGCCGTGGTCAACCTCATGCTGGCCCGCTACTTCGACGGCGACCTCGGGCAGTATCACGAATTCGGCACCGCCGTCATGGTCAACCCGCCGGGTTCGCGCGCCCACGGCTGGCGGGCATTCAAAGACGCCGCCGCGTTCATTCACCATCTGCCGGTCGACCAGTCGTTCACGTTGGAGGCCGGTCGCCGCATCTGGGGCTTCCCGAAGATCATGGCGGACTTCACCGTTCGCGAACGGCGTCGCTTCGGTTTCGATGTCAGCGCCGAGGGCTTGCACATTGCGGGCATCGACTTCGGCCCGGGCTTGCCGGTCCCGTCGATGTTCACTGCGCGGCCACAAGTACTGAAGACCTACACCCACGCCGAAGGCAGCACGCGGGAAGTGCCCTGGGAGATGAAGACGGCGGGCGTGCGGGGCCGCATCGGCGGCGCGACGCTTCGTTTGGGGACGCATCAGTACGCCGACGAGCTGCGGTCGCTGGGACTGCCCAGGCGAGCGTTGGCGTCGGGATCGGTGCGCAACGTGGAGATGACGTTCGGCGACGCACGCCCGATCTGA
- a CDS encoding thiolase domain-containing protein translates to MSARNVAVVGFAHAPHVRRTDGTTNGVEMLMPCFAKLYDELGITKADIGFWCSGSSDFLAGRAFSFISAIDSIGAVPPINESHVEMDAAWAAYEAYIKLLTGEVDTALVYGFGKSSAGILRRILSRQTDPYTVAPLWPDSVSIAALQARLGLEAEKWSFEQMARVAYDSFAVAQRVDRVPPPKSLEDLLQRPFFADPLRRHDIAPITDGAAAIVLAADDRARELRENPAWITGFEHRIESPVLGARDLTVSPSTTAATKIATGDKMRTIDVAEIHAPFTHQHLILAEAMRLPASVKVNPSGGALAANPMFVAGLERIGFAAQHIWNGSARRVLAHATSGPALQQNLVAVMERKN, encoded by the coding sequence ATGAGCGCTCGCAATGTTGCGGTCGTCGGCTTCGCCCACGCCCCGCATGTACGCCGCACCGACGGCACCACGAACGGCGTCGAGATGCTGATGCCGTGCTTCGCCAAACTCTACGACGAGCTCGGCATCACCAAGGCCGATATCGGCTTCTGGTGCTCAGGGTCCTCCGATTTCCTTGCCGGCCGGGCGTTTTCGTTCATCTCGGCGATCGACTCGATCGGCGCCGTGCCGCCGATCAACGAATCACACGTCGAGATGGACGCGGCGTGGGCGGCCTACGAAGCCTACATCAAACTGCTGACCGGAGAAGTCGACACCGCGCTGGTCTACGGGTTCGGCAAGTCCTCGGCGGGAATCCTTCGCCGAATACTGTCACGGCAAACCGACCCCTACACGGTGGCGCCGCTGTGGCCGGATTCCGTGTCGATCGCCGCGCTGCAGGCCCGCCTCGGACTCGAGGCCGAAAAGTGGAGTTTTGAACAGATGGCCCGCGTCGCCTACGACTCGTTCGCGGTGGCCCAGCGGGTGGACCGGGTGCCGCCGCCCAAGAGTCTTGAGGACCTGCTGCAGCGACCGTTTTTCGCGGACCCGCTGCGGCGCCACGACATCGCACCAATCACCGACGGCGCCGCCGCGATCGTACTCGCCGCCGACGACCGCGCTCGCGAGCTGCGCGAAAACCCTGCCTGGATCACCGGTTTCGAGCACCGCATCGAATCCCCGGTGCTGGGCGCACGCGATCTCACGGTGTCGCCGTCGACCACCGCAGCGACGAAGATCGCCACCGGCGACAAAATGCGCACCATCGACGTCGCCGAGATCCATGCCCCGTTCACCCACCAACATCTCATCCTCGCGGAGGCCATGCGGCTGCCGGCATCGGTCAAAGTGAATCCGTCAGGCGGCGCCCTGGCAGCGAACCCGATGTTCGTCGCCGGCCTTGAGCGCATCGGATTCGCCGCCCAACACATCTGGAATGGGTCGGCACGACGCGTGCTGGCACATGCCACCAGCGGGCCTGCGCTGCAACAAAATCTAGTCGCGGTTATGGAAAGGAAGAACTGA
- a CDS encoding NAD(P)H-dependent flavin oxidoreductase, with protein MRTPLCDRFGIDYPIFVFTPSEKVAAAVSRAGGFGVLGCVRFNDADELEPVLQWMDANTDGKPYGVDVVMPAKIPTEGAAPDLDKLIPQAHREFVDKTAAALGVPPLPADEKGSAGVLGWLHSVARSHVEVALNHPIKLIANALGSPPTDVIEQAHQAGVPVAALAGTAAHARRHVDNGVDIVVAQGYEAGGHTGEIASMVLVPEVCDAVRVPVLAAGGIGTGRQLAAALALGASGVWMGSAFLGAAEYDLGARHASGVSVVQQALLAASSSDTVRRRIYSGKPARLLKSRWTDAWDAPDAPEPLPMPLQNILVGEAHQRLNRSNDPSVVAMPAGQIVGQLKRIRPVAEIIADLVSGFEAATRRLDGIRDS; from the coding sequence ATGCGCACGCCGCTGTGCGACCGGTTCGGGATCGACTACCCGATCTTCGTGTTCACGCCGTCGGAGAAAGTCGCAGCAGCGGTCAGCCGGGCCGGCGGGTTCGGCGTGCTGGGGTGTGTGCGGTTCAACGATGCCGACGAGCTGGAACCGGTGTTGCAGTGGATGGACGCCAACACCGACGGTAAGCCCTACGGTGTCGACGTCGTCATGCCGGCGAAGATCCCCACCGAGGGCGCGGCGCCCGACCTCGACAAGCTCATCCCGCAAGCACACCGGGAGTTCGTTGACAAAACGGCTGCCGCCCTGGGTGTTCCGCCACTGCCCGCCGACGAGAAAGGCTCCGCCGGAGTGCTGGGCTGGTTGCATTCGGTGGCGCGCTCACACGTCGAGGTCGCGCTCAACCATCCGATCAAGCTGATCGCCAACGCCCTCGGCTCGCCGCCGACAGACGTGATCGAGCAGGCACACCAGGCGGGGGTGCCGGTGGCGGCGTTGGCTGGCACCGCCGCGCACGCCCGTCGCCACGTCGACAACGGTGTCGACATCGTGGTGGCCCAGGGCTATGAGGCCGGCGGCCACACCGGAGAGATCGCGTCGATGGTGCTGGTGCCAGAGGTCTGTGACGCGGTCAGGGTTCCGGTGTTGGCGGCGGGTGGGATCGGCACCGGGCGTCAACTCGCCGCGGCCTTGGCGCTGGGCGCGTCCGGGGTGTGGATGGGCTCGGCGTTTTTGGGCGCGGCCGAATACGACCTGGGCGCGCGCCACGCTTCCGGAGTTTCGGTCGTCCAGCAAGCGCTGCTGGCCGCGAGCTCGAGCGACACCGTGCGTCGCCGGATCTACAGCGGCAAGCCGGCACGGCTGCTCAAGAGCCGCTGGACCGACGCCTGGGACGCCCCCGACGCGCCTGAACCACTGCCGATGCCGCTGCAGAACATCCTGGTCGGGGAGGCCCACCAGCGACTCAACCGGTCCAACGATCCCAGCGTGGTGGCGATGCCGGCCGGTCAGATCGTCGGGCAACTCAAACGCATCCGCCCCGTCGCCGAGATCATCGCCGACCTGGTGAGCGGCTTCGAGGCTGCCACTCGACGCCTGGACGGCATCCGCGACAGCTGA
- a CDS encoding crotonase/enoyl-CoA hydratase family protein — protein MKEPDALVEQRGHTLIVTLNRPAARNALSSEMMAIMVEAWDRIDNDPDIRCAILTGAGGYFCSGMDLKAATAKPPGDSFKDGSYDPSRIDALLKGRRLTKPLIAAVEGPAIAGGTEILQGTDIRVAGESAKFGISEAKWSLYPMGGSAVRLVRQIPYTVACDLLLTGRHITAAEAKEIGLIGYVVPDGQALAKALEIADVISANGPLAVQAILRAIRETEGLPENEAFKIDTQLGIKVFLSEDAKEGPLAFKEKRPPQFKGR, from the coding sequence GTGAAAGAACCCGATGCCCTCGTCGAGCAGCGCGGACACACCCTGATCGTGACGCTCAATCGGCCGGCGGCCCGCAACGCGCTGAGCAGCGAAATGATGGCGATCATGGTCGAGGCGTGGGACCGTATCGACAACGATCCCGACATCCGCTGCGCGATCCTGACCGGGGCCGGCGGCTATTTCTGTTCAGGCATGGACCTGAAGGCGGCGACCGCCAAGCCACCGGGCGATTCGTTCAAGGACGGCAGCTACGACCCGTCGCGCATCGACGCACTGCTGAAGGGTCGACGGCTGACCAAGCCGCTGATCGCCGCGGTCGAGGGCCCGGCCATCGCCGGCGGCACCGAGATCCTGCAGGGCACCGACATCCGGGTCGCCGGCGAAAGCGCAAAGTTCGGTATCTCCGAGGCCAAGTGGAGCCTTTATCCCATGGGCGGCTCGGCGGTGCGGCTGGTGCGGCAGATTCCCTACACCGTGGCCTGTGATCTGCTGCTGACCGGCCGGCACATCACCGCCGCCGAGGCCAAGGAGATCGGACTCATCGGCTATGTCGTGCCCGACGGGCAGGCGCTGGCCAAGGCTTTGGAGATCGCCGACGTCATTTCGGCTAACGGGCCGCTGGCGGTGCAAGCGATCCTGCGCGCCATCCGGGAGACCGAAGGCCTGCCCGAGAACGAGGCGTTCAAGATCGACACCCAGCTGGGGATAAAGGTGTTCCTGTCCGAGGATGCCAAGGAAGGGCCGCTGGCCTTCAAGGAGAAACGGCCCCCGCAGTTCAAGGGCCGGTAA
- a CDS encoding amidohydrolase family protein has protein sequence MTIDVWMQHPTLRFLRSDMLASLRRWTGDAIPDTEIPIEATLASMDAAGVDVGLLCAWRGPNGQDLVSNDEVADWIRLHANRFAGLATVDLDRPMEAVRELRRRVRDDGFVGLRVVPWLWNAPPTDRRYYPLFAECVQLEVPFCTQVGHTGPLRPSETGRPIPYIDQVALDFPELVIVCGHVGYPWTEEMVAVARKHENVYIDTSAYTTKRLPDELVRFLKTGTGQRKVLFGTNYPMITHAHALAGLDELGLDDETRSAYLHGNAERIFGLGQREAQT, from the coding sequence GTGACCATCGACGTGTGGATGCAACATCCGACCTTGCGGTTCCTGCGCAGCGACATGCTCGCATCGCTGCGGCGCTGGACCGGAGATGCGATACCCGACACCGAAATCCCGATCGAGGCCACCCTCGCGTCCATGGACGCCGCGGGCGTCGATGTCGGCCTGCTGTGTGCGTGGCGCGGCCCCAACGGCCAAGATCTCGTCAGCAACGACGAGGTCGCCGACTGGATTCGCCTGCACGCCAACCGGTTTGCCGGTTTGGCGACCGTCGACTTGGATCGACCGATGGAGGCAGTGCGCGAGCTGCGTCGACGCGTACGTGACGACGGGTTCGTCGGATTGCGGGTGGTGCCGTGGCTGTGGAACGCCCCGCCCACCGATCGCCGGTACTATCCGCTGTTTGCCGAATGTGTGCAGCTGGAGGTGCCGTTCTGCACCCAGGTCGGCCACACCGGTCCGCTGCGACCGTCAGAGACCGGCCGCCCGATTCCCTACATCGACCAGGTGGCGCTGGACTTTCCCGAGCTTGTCATCGTATGCGGGCACGTCGGCTATCCGTGGACCGAGGAGATGGTCGCCGTCGCCCGCAAGCACGAAAACGTCTACATCGACACCTCGGCCTACACCACCAAACGGCTCCCCGACGAACTTGTCCGGTTCCTGAAAACCGGCACCGGACAACGAAAAGTATTGTTCGGCACCAACTATCCGATGATCACGCACGCGCACGCACTGGCAGGACTTGACGAACTCGGGCTCGACGACGAGACCCGGAGCGCGTATCTGCACGGCAACGCCGAACGTATCTTCGGGCTCGGCCAACGGGAGGCGCAGACGTGA
- a CDS encoding acyl-CoA synthetase has product MALNIADLAEHAIDAVPDRVALICGDDQLTYAQLEEKANRFAHYLIDRGVKKDDKVGLYCRNRNEIVIAMLGIVKAGAILVNVNFRYVESELRYLFDNSDMVALVHERQYADRVANVLPETPNVKTVLVVEDGSDKDYQRYGGVEFYTALEQGSPERDFGPRSADDIYLLYTGGTTGFPKGVMWRHEDIYRVLLGGTDFATGEYVEDEYDLAKQAAAGPPMVRFPIPPMIHGATQSATWMALFSGGTIVLAPEFDADEVWRTVHKHKVNLLFFTGDAMARPLLDALSKDNDYDLSSLYLLASTAALFSPSIKEKLLELLPNRVITDSIGSSETGFGGTSVVAKGQAHTGGPRVNIDKWTVVLDEDGNEVKPGSGVRGVIAKRGHVPVGYYKDPEKSAATFKVINGVRYAIPGDYATVEEDGTVTLLGRGSQSINSGGEKIYPEEVEAALKGHPDVFDALVVGVPDERYGQCVAAVVQPRPGARPALAELDQFVRSEIAGYKVPRRLWYVDEVKRSPAGKPDYRWAKEQTEARPADEVHANHVRA; this is encoded by the coding sequence GTGGCCCTCAATATCGCCGATCTCGCCGAGCACGCCATCGACGCCGTGCCTGACCGTGTCGCCTTGATCTGCGGCGACGATCAGCTGACCTACGCGCAGCTCGAGGAGAAGGCCAACCGCTTCGCGCACTACCTGATCGACCGGGGCGTCAAGAAGGACGACAAGGTCGGCCTCTACTGTCGCAACCGCAACGAGATCGTGATCGCGATGCTGGGCATCGTGAAGGCGGGCGCCATCCTCGTCAACGTCAACTTCCGCTATGTCGAGAGCGAGCTGCGCTACCTGTTCGACAACTCCGACATGGTGGCGCTGGTACACGAGCGTCAGTACGCCGACCGCGTCGCAAACGTCCTGCCGGAAACCCCAAACGTCAAGACGGTGTTGGTCGTCGAGGACGGCAGCGACAAGGACTACCAGCGCTACGGCGGTGTCGAGTTCTACACCGCGCTCGAACAGGGCTCGCCGGAACGAGATTTCGGCCCGCGCAGCGCCGACGACATCTACCTGCTCTACACCGGCGGCACCACCGGCTTCCCCAAGGGCGTGATGTGGCGCCACGAGGACATCTACCGGGTGCTGTTGGGCGGAACCGATTTCGCCACAGGCGAATACGTCGAGGACGAATACGACCTGGCCAAGCAAGCGGCCGCGGGGCCACCGATGGTCCGGTTCCCGATTCCCCCGATGATCCACGGCGCCACGCAATCCGCGACGTGGATGGCGCTGTTCTCCGGCGGAACCATTGTGCTGGCACCGGAATTCGACGCCGACGAGGTGTGGCGGACGGTGCATAAACACAAAGTGAACCTGCTGTTCTTCACCGGCGACGCGATGGCAAGGCCGCTCCTGGACGCGCTGAGCAAGGACAACGACTACGACCTGTCATCGCTGTATCTTCTGGCGAGTACCGCGGCGCTGTTCTCGCCGAGCATCAAGGAGAAACTGCTCGAGCTGCTGCCCAACCGGGTGATCACCGACTCGATCGGTTCCTCGGAGACCGGCTTCGGCGGCACCAGCGTCGTCGCCAAAGGCCAGGCGCACACCGGCGGCCCGCGCGTCAACATCGACAAGTGGACCGTGGTGCTCGACGAGGACGGCAACGAGGTCAAACCTGGCTCCGGGGTGCGGGGGGTCATCGCCAAGCGAGGCCACGTCCCGGTCGGCTACTACAAGGACCCGGAAAAGTCCGCGGCCACCTTCAAGGTCATCAACGGCGTGCGCTACGCGATTCCCGGTGACTACGCGACGGTCGAGGAAGACGGCACGGTGACATTGCTGGGCCGGGGTTCGCAGTCGATCAACAGCGGCGGCGAGAAGATCTACCCGGAAGAGGTCGAGGCAGCGCTGAAGGGTCACCCCGACGTGTTCGACGCGCTGGTGGTCGGCGTGCCCGACGAGCGCTACGGCCAGTGTGTGGCCGCCGTCGTGCAACCGCGGCCCGGAGCACGCCCGGCCCTGGCCGAACTCGACCAGTTCGTGCGCAGCGAGATCGCCGGATACAAAGTGCCCCGCAGACTTTGGTACGTCGACGAGGTCAAGCGATCACCCGCGGGCAAGCCGGACTACCGTTGGGCCAAGGAGCAGACCGAAGCGCGGCCCGCCGACGAGGTGCATGCCAACCACGTGAGGGCGTGA